A single window of Sulfurimonas sp. hsl 1-7 DNA harbors:
- a CDS encoding esterase-like activity of phytase family protein, with product MKLLIIPFLLLSNLFAYTICPNGEQECQIGKIHILDTKKLSSFDDKLSEFSALVLKENTLYCLSDKGRLLHFDFAIKDKKIETFKYKNSYSLKDKQGKKLSKNFRDAEGMDIYGKGVAISFEGKNRVELYDLYGNCYKSIKLNKKLRKNENYESINKGLESVAYSSLYGIITAPEAPLKKKKKHRIYSRDFTWKFDAEGFITDIKFIDTHNVIVLMRDTNIFTRARTTQILKIDLSSCIDGTCSTESLAKISSQDGWKIDNFEGIEKVDKNTYLMVSDDNDSLFQNTLLVLFEIVKG from the coding sequence ATGAAACTTTTAATTATCCCCTTTTTACTCTTAAGCAATTTATTCGCATATACAATTTGTCCAAATGGAGAACAAGAGTGTCAAATAGGGAAGATCCATATATTAGATACAAAAAAACTCTCTTCATTCGATGATAAACTGAGTGAATTTTCTGCACTGGTCTTAAAAGAGAATACTCTTTACTGCTTAAGTGATAAAGGAAGATTACTTCATTTTGATTTTGCTATCAAAGATAAAAAGATTGAAACATTTAAATATAAAAACAGTTACTCTTTAAAAGATAAACAGGGTAAAAAACTCTCTAAAAATTTTCGAGATGCAGAGGGGATGGATATCTACGGTAAAGGTGTAGCTATCTCTTTTGAGGGAAAAAACAGAGTTGAACTGTATGATCTTTACGGAAATTGTTATAAATCGATTAAGCTCAATAAAAAACTTCGAAAAAATGAGAACTATGAGAGTATAAACAAAGGCTTAGAATCAGTTGCTTACAGCTCTTTGTATGGAATTATTACCGCACCCGAAGCCCCTTTGAAAAAGAAGAAGAAACATAGAATTTATTCGAGAGATTTTACTTGGAAATTTGATGCAGAGGGATTTATCACCGATATCAAGTTTATAGATACCCACAATGTAATAGTGTTGATGAGAGATACTAATATCTTTACAAGAGCAAGAACTACACAGATCTTAAAAATTGATCTCTCAAGTTGTATAGATGGTACTTGTAGTACAGAATCATTGGCTAAGATAAGTTCTCAAGATGGATGGAAAATAGATAATTTCGAGGGGATTGAAAAAGTAGACAAAAACACTTACCTGATGGTAAGTGACGATAATGACAGTTTATTTCAAAATACCCTTTTAGTATTGTTTGAAATAGTAAAAGGGTAA